The Chitinibacter bivalviorum genomic interval CGCCTTCGAGTTCTTGGATGATTTTGCCATTACCACGAACTGGGCCGTCCAGACGTTGCAAGTTGCAGTTGATCACGAAAATCAGGTTGTCGAGTTTTTCACGGCCAGCCAGTGAAATCGCACCCAGAGATTCAGGTTCGTCCATCTCACCGTCACCGCAGAAACACCAAACGTGACGATCGCCTTTTTGTTTAAAGCCACGATCATCGAGGTATTTCATAAAGCGAGCTTGGTAGATCGCCATCAATGGGCCAAGGCCCATTGATACGGTTGGGAATTGCCAGAAATCAGGCATCAACCATGGGTGTGGGTATGAAGACAGGCCATCACCATCGACTTCGCGGCGGAATTTGTTCAATTGGTCTTCAGAGATACGGCCTTCCAAGAAAGCGCGTGAGTACATGCCTGGTGCAGAGTGGCCTTGGAAGTAAACCAAGTCGCCGCCGTGGTTTTCATTCGCGGCGTGCCAGAAGTGATTCCAACCCACATCGTACAAAGTCGCTGCCGAAGCAAACGATGAAATATGACCGCCTGGCTCAGCGGCATCGCGATTGGCTTTGGCCACCATCGCGGCTGCATTCCAGCGGGTATACGACAAAATACGCTCTTCAAGGTGCGCATTGCCAGGGTGCTTGGCTTGCAAGTGCGCTGGTACCGTGTTGATGTACGCGGTGGTGGCGGTGTAGGGGATGTTTACACCATCTTGACGAGCTTGATCTACCAGTTTCTCCACCAAGAAGTGTGCACGTTCTGCACCAACTTGTTCAATCACGCCTTGTAGCGCATCTAACCATTCTTTGGTTTCTTGTGGATCATGGTCGTTGATCTGATCTGCCATCGTGTATCTACCTTGTGAGTGGGTTATTTTAAATTTTCACTATTATCTGGTTTATGTATCCAGACTTGAATGGCGCAGGGTTCGCCTGCACCATTCGGTTTTGTAAAGAAAGGCTTAGCGTGGTGTATTGCGTTTGAAATAGTTAATCAAGCCATTGGTTGACGCGTCATGGCTGGTGGTGAGGCCCGGCGTTGTTAAATCGGATTCGATTAGCTTAGCCAATTGTTTGCCTAATTCAACACCCCACTGATCGTAGGAGTTGATATTCCAGACCGTGCCTTGTACGAAAATTTTATGTTCGTACAAAGCAATCAAGGCACCCAAGCGACGTGGTGTCAGACGCTGCATGATGATGGTATTGGTTGGGCGATTGCCTTTGAAAATCTTGTGTGGAACAAGATCGTCTTGTGCCTGGCCGGTAATGCCTGATTTTTCTAGCTCGGCGCGCACTTCAGCTTCATTTTTGCCGCGCATAAAGGCTTCAGTTTGGGCAAAGAAGTTGGCCATCAGGATGGTGCTGTGTGGCTCAGGAATATCTGGGTGCTCGATCGTTGCGATAAAATCGATCGGTACGATTTGTGTGCCTTGGTGCAGCATCTGGTAGTAGGCATGCTGACCGTTAATCCCTGCATCACCCCATACGACTGGACCAGTGGCGTAATCGACGCGATTGCCATCGAGGTCTACGGTTTTACCGTTGGATTCCATGTCGAGTTGCTGCAAATAAGCAGGGAAACGCGACATACATTGATTGTACGGTGAGACCAGTTGCGTATTGGCTCCAAAGAAATTGCCATACCAAATGCCCAGCATCGCCATAATCACGGGGACGTTTTGTTCCAGTGGTTTGCCACGGAAGTGTTGATCCATGGTGTACGCACCATGCAACAAATCTTGGTAATTGTGTTTACCCAAATAAATCGCAATCGGCAGACCAATGGCCGACCACAATGAATAACGGCCGCCAACCCAATCCCAGAATTCGAACATGTTTTTGGTGTCGATACCAAATTCGGCCACGGCTTTGCTATTGGTCGAAACGGCCACAAAGTGTTTGGCGATGTGTTTTTCGTCGCCAGCCGCTTTAACAAACCAAGCGCGTGCAGTGCGTGCATTGGTAATTGTTTCTTGGGTGGTAAATGTTTTCGATGCGATGATAAATAGCGTGGTTTCTGGATTGAGTTTTTTTAACGTCGAAACGATTTGGTCGCCATCGACCGTCGAGACAAAATGCATCGACAGGCGCGCGTGGCCATATTCTTTGAGTGACTGACAGACCATCAATGGGCCCAAATCCGAGCCACCAATACCGATATTCACGATGTCTGTGATTGGTTTGCCTGTGTAGCCTTGCCATTCGCCTGAGCGAACTTTGTCAGAAAAGTCGCCGATTTGCTCTTTGACCGCATTGACTTTCGGCATCACATCTTCGCCATCCACTACGATGGGGTTGTGATCCAAGTTGCGCAGAGCGGTGTGCAGCACAGCGCGTTTCTCGGTGATATTGATTTTTTCGCCCGAGAACATTTTTTCGATGCGCTCTTTCACCCCAGATTGACGCGCCAACTCGAATAATAATTG includes:
- the pgi gene encoding glucose-6-phosphate isomerase, with amino-acid sequence MSNLTSSPAWQALTEHFKEVEPLHMRDLFQNDPHRFEKFSLETGGLFFDYSKNRITEKTMQLLFELARQSGVKERIEKMFSGEKINITEKRAVLHTALRNLDHNPIVVDGEDVMPKVNAVKEQIGDFSDKVRSGEWQGYTGKPITDIVNIGIGGSDLGPLMVCQSLKEYGHARLSMHFVSTVDGDQIVSTLKKLNPETTLFIIASKTFTTQETITNARTARAWFVKAAGDEKHIAKHFVAVSTNSKAVAEFGIDTKNMFEFWDWVGGRYSLWSAIGLPIAIYLGKHNYQDLLHGAYTMDQHFRGKPLEQNVPVIMAMLGIWYGNFFGANTQLVSPYNQCMSRFPAYLQQLDMESNGKTVDLDGNRVDYATGPVVWGDAGINGQHAYYQMLHQGTQIVPIDFIATIEHPDIPEPHSTILMANFFAQTEAFMRGKNEAEVRAELEKSGITGQAQDDLVPHKIFKGNRPTNTIIMQRLTPRRLGALIALYEHKIFVQGTVWNINSYDQWGVELGKQLAKLIESDLTTPGLTTSHDASTNGLINYFKRNTPR